Proteins from one Deinococcus sp. AB2017081 genomic window:
- a CDS encoding helix-turn-helix domain-containing protein — MTTSLPAPSSFGGLLRAWRTRRRLSQEHLAAEALVSTRHLSYLETSKAAPSREMVLRLSKPLGLPLRERNQLLLAAGFAPHYAQRPLDDPALRAAREAIDTVLSGHDPNPALAVDRLWNLHAANPTAQRLMASVHAELLSAPVNVLRLSLHPLGLAPRIENYSEWRAHLLARLRREADLSPDGALHDLHRELVAFPAPPGSLRHVPDGAERPPIVIPLRLHTPAGGLNLLSTTTVFGTPLDVTLSELAIESFFPADRATAERLRVLSHGP, encoded by the coding sequence ATGACCACTTCACTCCCGGCACCATCGTCGTTCGGTGGGTTGCTGCGGGCGTGGCGCACCCGCCGCCGCCTGAGTCAGGAACACCTCGCGGCCGAGGCGCTGGTGTCGACCCGGCATCTCAGCTACCTGGAGACCTCGAAGGCGGCCCCCAGCCGTGAGATGGTGCTGCGGCTGAGCAAACCGCTGGGGCTGCCGCTGCGCGAGCGCAACCAGTTGCTGCTGGCCGCCGGCTTCGCTCCCCATTACGCGCAGCGCCCGCTCGACGACCCGGCCCTGAGGGCCGCGCGTGAGGCCATCGACACGGTGCTCAGCGGTCACGACCCCAACCCGGCGTTGGCGGTCGACCGGCTGTGGAATCTGCACGCGGCGAACCCGACGGCCCAGCGGCTGATGGCCAGTGTGCACGCGGAGCTGCTCAGCGCTCCCGTGAACGTCCTGCGCCTGAGCCTGCACCCGCTGGGCCTCGCTCCACGCATCGAGAACTACAGTGAGTGGCGGGCACACCTGCTGGCCCGGCTGCGCCGCGAGGCCGACCTCAGCCCGGACGGTGCCCTGCATGACCTGCACCGTGAACTGGTGGCCTTTCCCGCTCCACCTGGCAGCCTGCGCCATGTCCCGGACGGCGCGGAACGGCCCCCGATCGTGATTCCGCTGCGGCTCCACACGCCGGCGGGTGGGCTCAATCTGCTGAGCACCACCACCGTGTTCGGCACGCCGCTGGACGTGACCCTGTCGGAACTCGCCATCGAGTCCTTCTTCCCGGCCGACCGCGCCACGGCCGAGCGGCTGCGTGTCCTGTCCCACGGCCCATGA
- a CDS encoding nuclear transport factor 2 family protein, with protein MTQQHTLAQQYLDAWNEADAQQRDAQLRRLLTPDATYTDPQMTGHGPDGIGQMIGAARTQLPGLSFRLRGSVETHHDTMRFSWALGPDADTAVAGGTDVVVLDGGRMRQIIGFIDFAPASG; from the coding sequence ATGACCCAGCAGCACACCCTGGCCCAGCAGTACCTCGACGCCTGGAACGAGGCCGATGCCCAGCAGCGGGACGCGCAGCTGCGCCGGCTCCTGACCCCGGACGCCACCTACACCGATCCGCAGATGACCGGCCACGGCCCGGACGGGATCGGGCAGATGATCGGCGCGGCCCGCACGCAGCTCCCCGGCCTGAGCTTCCGTCTGCGGGGCTCGGTCGAGACCCACCATGACACCATGCGCTTTTCCTGGGCGCTCGGCCCGGATGCGGACACTGCTGTTGCGGGGGGCACCGATGTCGTCGTGCTGGACGGCGGGCGGATGCGGCAGATCATCGGCTTCATCGATTTCGCACCGGCCTCCGGCTGA
- a CDS encoding ribonuclease J has product MTQDNKAPDGATPHLEVMPLGGMGEIGKNITAYRYADEIMIVDGGLAFPDSHQMGIDLIIPRIDYLQQNAGLIKGMILTHGHEDHIGGLPYILPRLPKMPVYGAPLTLGLVREKLAEFGIKEADTDLREIDIDKNEKVRIGKHFHVEFIRMTHSIPDNAGYILTTPVGRVLHTGDFKLDEEPSDGKLSDLARIEQAGKDGVLLLISDSTNAERPGRTVSEMEVARNLEEVIRNCKGRVFMTTFASNVHRIQNTLNVAHRCGRRVVMEGRSMLKYAQVATQLGYMEAPDPFLTSEDVGQLQDQQILFVCTGSQGQPMSVLSRLAFGNHAKIALRRGDTVILSSNPIPGNEEAVNLVINRLYEIGVDVVYPPTYKVHASGHGSQEELATVLNLARPKYFLPWHGEPRHQINHAKLAQTLPRPPKRTLIAKNGDVVKLAADEFKVTGTVPAGAVYVDGLGVGDIGDDVLLDRVNMSQEGILIMTAVLHPTPHVEVVSRGFVRANRDLDNQIRRVALESIETGLREKKRLEDVRDDMYGAVRRFVRKVTGRNPVLIPMIVD; this is encoded by the coding sequence ATGACCCAAGACAACAAGGCCCCGGACGGGGCGACGCCTCATCTGGAAGTGATGCCGCTGGGCGGCATGGGCGAGATCGGCAAGAACATCACCGCGTACCGCTACGCCGACGAGATCATGATCGTGGACGGCGGTCTGGCGTTCCCGGACTCACACCAGATGGGCATTGACCTGATCATCCCGCGCATCGACTACCTGCAGCAGAACGCGGGGCTGATCAAGGGCATGATCCTGACCCACGGACACGAGGACCATATCGGCGGCCTGCCGTACATCCTGCCGCGGCTGCCGAAGATGCCGGTGTACGGCGCTCCCCTGACGCTGGGCCTGGTGCGCGAGAAGCTGGCCGAGTTCGGGATCAAGGAAGCCGACACGGATCTGCGCGAGATCGACATCGACAAGAACGAGAAGGTGCGGATCGGCAAGCACTTCCACGTGGAATTCATCCGCATGACGCACTCGATCCCCGACAACGCGGGGTACATCCTGACCACGCCGGTCGGGCGCGTGCTGCACACCGGCGACTTCAAGCTGGACGAGGAACCCAGCGACGGCAAGCTCTCGGATCTGGCCAGAATCGAGCAGGCCGGCAAGGACGGCGTGCTGCTGCTGATCAGCGACTCCACCAATGCCGAGCGGCCCGGCCGCACGGTCAGCGAGATGGAGGTCGCCCGCAATCTGGAAGAGGTCATCAGGAACTGCAAGGGCCGCGTGTTCATGACGACCTTCGCCAGCAACGTGCACCGCATCCAGAACACGCTGAACGTGGCACACCGCTGCGGACGCCGGGTGGTCATGGAGGGCCGCTCGATGCTGAAGTACGCGCAGGTCGCCACGCAGCTGGGCTACATGGAAGCGCCCGATCCCTTCCTGACCAGTGAGGACGTGGGCCAGCTCCAGGATCAGCAGATCCTGTTCGTGTGCACCGGTTCGCAGGGCCAGCCCATGAGCGTGCTGTCGCGCCTGGCGTTCGGGAACCACGCCAAGATCGCGCTGCGCCGCGGCGACACCGTGATCCTGAGCAGCAACCCCATCCCGGGCAACGAGGAGGCCGTGAACCTCGTCATCAACCGCCTGTACGAGATCGGCGTGGACGTCGTGTACCCGCCGACGTACAAGGTGCACGCGTCCGGGCACGGCTCGCAGGAGGAACTGGCGACCGTGCTGAACCTCGCGCGGCCCAAGTACTTCCTGCCGTGGCACGGCGAGCCCCGCCACCAGATCAACCACGCCAAGCTGGCCCAGACGCTGCCCCGCCCGCCCAAGCGCACCCTGATCGCCAAGAACGGCGATGTGGTGAAGCTGGCCGCCGACGAGTTCAAGGTCACGGGCACCGTGCCGGCCGGCGCGGTCTACGTGGACGGCCTGGGCGTGGGCGACATCGGGGACGACGTGCTCCTCGACCGCGTGAACATGAGCCAGGAGGGCATCCTGATCATGACCGCCGTGCTGCACCCCACCCCGCACGTCGAGGTCGTGTCGCGCGGCTTCGTGCGCGCCAACCGCGACCTGGACAACCAGATCCGCCGTGTGGCCCTGGAGTCCATCGAGACCGGCCTGCGCGAGAAGAAGCGCCTGGAGGACGTGCGCGACGACATGTACGGCGCGGTTCGCCGGTTCGTCCGCAAGGTCACGGGCCGCAACCCCGTCTTGATCCCGATGATCGTGGACTGA
- the dnaX gene encoding DNA polymerase III subunit gamma/tau, producing the protein MSAIYQRARPIRWDQVVGQEHVKDVLQAALSQGRVGHAYLFSGPRGVGKTTTARLIAMTANCTGPLPKPCGECESCLSVRAGSHPDVMEIDAASNNSVDDVRDLREKVSLAAMRGGKKIYILDEAHMMSRAAFNALLKTLEEPPGHVIFILATTEPEKIIPTILSRCQHYRFRRLTPEEVAGKLAGLAAQEGVSAEPAALQLIGRLADGAMRDGESLLERMLAAGSAITRSGVEDALGLPPGERVRSIAAALVTGDAGAALSGAAQLYRDGFAARTVVEGLVAAFGAALHAELGLSEEGRLDGADVPRLLKLQAALDEQEARFARSADQQSLELSLTHALLAADGGGHGSSVGSGGGAAVPADLVQRLNRLEKELSSLRASGARPAAAPVADFDPAARRGPAPAREVVAQVAASVGADVPAPAPVQGNWADVVKQASMQVRAFLKPARMHAEAGYVSLTYDGKNAFHAKQVVSKFDDLGKLVEQVFGPVVFELIVPEGGRKVKLGGAVPAAGAPAAAPTPPPAPARRPDPAPVAEAPAVDVPAFDPTPRRAPARPPALAPLPEPPQASAAPLSDRPPPRPVARVATLEPPEVHVPPASPDDRAAAPLPEPDAPAWELEHAADPAPAPADAQGGDRVPPPAAPRELYLGEIITEEPDWDDIGGPVDALPLDVAATLEDAPFANLSVERPAPTSAPPPARAATPPAQSSARPPARVVGDIRAHPMYEDIKGRFSGRVKEIGKNRSVPAAPADDDAGEDDADQ; encoded by the coding sequence GTGAGCGCCATCTATCAGCGTGCCCGGCCGATCCGCTGGGATCAGGTGGTCGGGCAGGAACATGTCAAGGACGTGCTGCAGGCAGCGCTCTCGCAGGGACGGGTGGGGCATGCCTACCTGTTCAGCGGGCCGCGTGGGGTGGGCAAGACCACGACCGCCCGCCTGATCGCCATGACCGCCAACTGCACCGGGCCGCTGCCCAAGCCCTGCGGCGAGTGCGAGAGCTGCCTGAGCGTGCGGGCCGGGTCGCACCCGGACGTCATGGAGATCGACGCGGCCAGCAACAACAGCGTGGACGACGTGCGCGACCTGCGCGAGAAGGTCAGTCTGGCAGCCATGCGCGGCGGCAAGAAGATCTACATCCTGGACGAGGCGCACATGATGTCGCGGGCGGCCTTCAACGCGCTCCTGAAGACCCTGGAGGAGCCGCCGGGCCACGTCATCTTCATCCTGGCGACCACCGAGCCCGAGAAGATCATCCCGACCATCCTGAGCCGCTGCCAGCACTACCGCTTCCGCCGCCTGACGCCGGAGGAGGTCGCCGGGAAACTGGCCGGCCTGGCCGCGCAGGAAGGGGTGAGTGCCGAGCCCGCTGCCCTGCAGCTGATCGGCCGGCTGGCCGACGGCGCCATGCGCGACGGCGAGAGCCTGCTCGAGCGCATGCTGGCCGCCGGCAGCGCGATCACGCGATCGGGCGTGGAGGACGCGCTGGGCCTGCCGCCCGGCGAGCGGGTGCGGAGCATCGCGGCGGCGCTGGTCACCGGGGATGCCGGCGCGGCCCTGTCCGGCGCGGCACAGCTGTACCGTGACGGCTTCGCGGCACGCACGGTCGTCGAGGGCCTCGTGGCCGCGTTTGGGGCCGCGCTGCACGCGGAACTGGGACTGAGCGAGGAGGGGCGTCTGGACGGCGCCGACGTGCCCCGCCTGCTGAAGCTCCAGGCCGCGCTGGACGAGCAGGAGGCCCGCTTTGCCCGCTCGGCCGACCAGCAGAGCCTGGAGTTGAGCCTGACGCACGCCCTGCTCGCCGCCGACGGTGGGGGGCACGGCAGCAGCGTGGGCAGTGGCGGGGGCGCGGCTGTGCCGGCTGACCTCGTGCAGCGGCTGAACCGGCTGGAGAAGGAGCTGTCCAGCCTCCGTGCCAGCGGGGCGCGACCGGCCGCCGCGCCGGTGGCGGACTTCGACCCTGCCGCCCGCCGTGGCCCGGCCCCCGCCCGCGAGGTCGTGGCGCAGGTCGCCGCCAGCGTGGGAGCGGACGTGCCGGCCCCGGCCCCCGTGCAGGGCAACTGGGCCGACGTGGTCAAGCAGGCGAGCATGCAGGTGCGGGCCTTCCTGAAACCCGCCCGCATGCACGCCGAGGCCGGCTACGTGAGCCTGACCTACGACGGCAAGAACGCCTTCCATGCCAAGCAGGTCGTGTCGAAGTTCGACGACCTCGGGAAGCTGGTGGAGCAGGTGTTCGGCCCGGTGGTCTTCGAGCTGATCGTGCCCGAGGGGGGCCGCAAGGTCAAACTGGGTGGAGCGGTTCCGGCCGCTGGGGCCCCGGCCGCCGCGCCCACCCCACCACCTGCCCCCGCCCGGCGACCAGACCCGGCCCCGGTGGCCGAGGCTCCGGCCGTGGACGTTCCCGCGTTCGACCCCACTCCCAGGCGGGCTCCGGCGCGCCCCCCCGCCCTGGCCCCGCTGCCCGAGCCGCCCCAGGCGAGCGCTGCTCCGCTGTCCGACCGTCCGCCGCCCCGCCCGGTGGCCCGTGTGGCGACCCTGGAACCGCCCGAGGTGCACGTGCCGCCGGCCAGCCCCGACGACCGGGCGGCGGCCCCCCTGCCCGAGCCGGACGCGCCGGCGTGGGAGCTGGAACACGCGGCCGATCCCGCTCCGGCCCCGGCCGACGCCCAGGGCGGCGACCGCGTGCCCCCACCCGCCGCGCCGCGCGAACTGTATCTGGGCGAGATCATCACCGAGGAACCCGACTGGGACGACATCGGCGGGCCGGTCGATGCCCTGCCGCTGGACGTGGCGGCCACCCTGGAGGACGCCCCCTTCGCGAACCTGAGCGTGGAACGCCCTGCGCCGACGTCCGCTCCGCCCCCGGCCCGCGCCGCGACCCCGCCGGCCCAGTCATCGGCCCGGCCCCCGGCCCGTGTCGTGGGCGACATCCGTGCCCACCCCATGTACGAGGACATCAAGGGCCGCTTCTCGGGGCGCGTCAAGGAGATCGGCAAGAACCGCTCGGTGCCGGCCGCGCCGGCCGATGACGACGCGGGCGAGGACGACGCCGACCAGTGA
- a CDS encoding glycoside hydrolase family 10 protein, with product MTHPALRRALLCALLLTGSGLSQEIPPSPRPAAPAPLPSSTLRGLWIDAFGPGLKTRAQAQRTVDDAVRMGVNTLFVQAVRRGDCLCLKSTYPPVTDPDLEKNFDPLAVMVKLGHARGLRVIAWVSVTGAFNTNAPNTDPRHVFRTHGPDAGAQSWMARRPDGTWQEGRDGWLDVGLPAVQDYVTQGMVSLVRNYAVDGVQLDRIRYPDGDVWGYDPRVLTRYRAETGAIGTPAVDDPAWADWKRQQVTNLVRRVALEVKAVRSSAWISAATITYLEPPRAGDLVSFRRTRTYWDVLQDWPTWMNEGLLDLNVLMNYKRDTIESQGAWFDGWNTFAQSMSARPDGERARVAAGSAMYLNAPEVTAAQAQRAVAAGLGWVGYSYRTPTAAVYGERETGAQGLETVRRVLTAPGAALAVPAPWTDAPPTVRGVLGRVTGTPVPGGRSVEAWQGGRLVARAVTDGNGYYGFATLPAGPVEVRVSGQRWADRVPVRGVVRLPDLLLRNAATGSASP from the coding sequence ATGACCCACCCCGCCCTGCGCCGCGCGCTGCTCTGTGCCCTGCTGCTGACCGGGAGCGGGCTGTCGCAGGAGATCCCGCCGTCCCCACGCCCCGCCGCGCCCGCACCGCTGCCATCCAGCACCCTGCGCGGCCTGTGGATCGATGCCTTCGGGCCGGGTCTGAAGACCCGTGCCCAGGCGCAGCGCACCGTGGACGACGCCGTCCGGATGGGCGTGAACACGCTGTTCGTGCAGGCCGTGCGGCGCGGCGACTGCCTGTGCCTGAAGTCCACGTACCCGCCGGTGACCGATCCCGATCTGGAGAAGAACTTCGACCCGCTGGCGGTCATGGTGAAGCTCGGGCATGCCCGGGGGCTGCGGGTGATCGCGTGGGTCAGCGTGACCGGGGCCTTCAACACCAATGCGCCGAACACCGATCCCCGCCACGTGTTCCGCACGCACGGCCCGGACGCCGGGGCGCAGTCGTGGATGGCCCGCCGCCCGGACGGCACGTGGCAGGAGGGCCGCGACGGCTGGCTGGACGTCGGGCTGCCGGCCGTGCAGGACTACGTCACGCAGGGGATGGTCAGCCTGGTGCGGAACTACGCGGTGGACGGCGTGCAGCTCGACCGGATCCGCTACCCCGACGGCGACGTGTGGGGCTACGACCCCCGCGTGCTCACCCGCTACCGCGCCGAGACGGGAGCGATTGGCACGCCCGCCGTGGACGATCCCGCGTGGGCGGACTGGAAGCGCCAGCAGGTCACGAACCTCGTGCGGCGGGTGGCGCTGGAGGTCAAGGCGGTGCGCTCCAGCGCGTGGATCAGCGCGGCGACCATCACGTACCTGGAGCCGCCGCGCGCGGGCGATCTGGTGTCGTTCCGGCGCACCCGCACGTACTGGGACGTCCTGCAGGACTGGCCCACCTGGATGAACGAGGGCCTGCTCGACCTGAACGTCCTGATGAACTACAAGCGCGACACGATCGAGTCGCAGGGCGCGTGGTTCGACGGCTGGAACACGTTTGCGCAGAGCATGAGCGCGCGGCCCGACGGCGAGCGGGCGCGGGTCGCGGCGGGCAGCGCCATGTACCTGAACGCGCCGGAGGTCACAGCTGCTCAGGCCCAGCGGGCGGTGGCCGCCGGCCTGGGCTGGGTGGGCTACTCGTACCGCACGCCGACTGCCGCCGTGTACGGCGAGCGCGAGACCGGTGCCCAGGGTCTGGAGACGGTGCGGCGCGTGCTGACCGCGCCCGGCGCGGCGCTGGCCGTGCCCGCGCCCTGGACGGACGCGCCGCCCACCGTGCGCGGCGTGCTGGGCCGCGTGACGGGAACGCCCGTGCCCGGTGGGCGCAGCGTCGAGGCGTGGCAGGGTGGCCGTCTGGTCGCCCGCGCAGTGACCGACGGCAACGGCTATTACGGCTTCGCGACCCTGCCGGCCGGCCCGGTCGAGGTGCGGGTCAGCGGCCAGCGCTGGGCCGACCGGGTGCCGGTGCGCGGGGTGGTGCGGCTCCCCGATCTGCTGCTCAGGAACGCCGCCACGGGTTCGGCGTCTCCCTGA